The Mercenaria mercenaria strain notata chromosome 1, MADL_Memer_1, whole genome shotgun sequence nucleotide sequence acattacAATTAAATGGTTTTTCTACTGTCAGTGTGTGTATTTTCAGATGTGTCTTAAGATTACCTTTCTGGTTAAATGCAGAATTACATACATTACATTTATAGGGTTTCTCCCTTACGTTTATAGGGTTCTCTCCTGTATGCTTCCTCATGTGTATCTGCAGATTGCTACTCTGGGTAAATGTATAATCGCAAACACTACATTTATAAGGTTTTTCTCCTGTATGTGTTCTCTTGTGTACCTTCAGAGTTAGAGCTCTTTTACAAGCATAATCACAAACAGCACATTTAAAATGTTTCTCTGCTGTATGTACTATCATGTGTTTTTTAAGATTTCCGCGTTTGTTAAATGCATAGTCACAAATACTACACTTGAAACATTTCTCTCTTGTGTGTTTTGCCCTGTGTAACTTCAGACTACTACTTTGATTACTTGCATAATCGCAAACACTACATTTATaaggtttctctcctgtatgtctTCTCTCGTGTACCTTCAGAGTTAGAGCTCTTTTACAAGCATAATCACAAACAGCACATTTAAAATGTTTCTCTGCTGTATGTACTATCATGTGGTTCTTAAGATTTCCGCGGTACTTGCACGCATAGTCACAAATACTACACTTGAAACATTTCTCTCTTGTGTGTTTTGCCCTGTGTAACTTCAGACTACTACTTTGATTACTTGCATAATCGCAAACACTACATTTATaaggtttctctcctgtatgtattatCATGTGTTTGTTAAGATTACCCATAGTACAGCACGCATAATTACAAAgatcacatttaaagcattctTCTTCTTTGTGACTTTTCTGGTGGTTCTTCTCCGGCATGGTTTCTTCAATGGGTCTTCTCCGATGTGCCTTCAGACTGCTTCTAGTACTACATTCATAATCACTGTTTATTGTCATTTTctgtatgtattctcatatggATCTTCGGGTTATGACTTATTGCAAATGTCACATCTAAAGCCTTTGCTTTAGTTATTGGCATACATATTTCTGTAGTATGAATTATCGTGTGTCTATTCAGATGAAGTTTATCACACAACTAGCGTATTTCGTACTATTTTTCAAATGTGTTTCCAGACTAACACTTTGATGACATTTATAATCACCTACATAACATTTAAAGCTTTTCTACGGTGTAGTTCCCCCATACATATGCGCCTACAACGCATATATATTCTTCCTGTTAATTCATCTGGATGTCTTCAAACCACCGCTCTCAATACCTGCATAATCAAAAACATTGCATTTAAAAGCGTTTCTTTCCAATTTGTATTCTCATATGCAAGTTTCAAACGCCTTCTTTACTATAATGATAATTACAAACACCATATCTAAAACTTTTCCTTTTTATCACTTGTGTAACAAACACTGCACCTTTAATTTCTCTCATATATAGACAAAAGTTCGATTTCAATTATAATTAAAGTTTTGTTCTCCTAACTTTTTAATCTGCAATTGCAACTGTCACTACATCTGTAATTATCTTCTAAGATTGTTTCCTTAGTGGTAAGTGCAGACTGGAAATCCAGCCATAAAGGAAACTTTTGGCGGTAACCGAGGCTCTGTCGATAACCGGAAATCTGCACCTATCTGATAGATTGAAGGACAGACGGATGCACGAGATACAAAACTGTAGCACCCATAATCATTTTCCTCTAGTAGGGCCCCCCTCGTTTTCACTTTTACAGTGGAGTGAAACATATGCATTAATTTCGATAGTTTCCTCTTCTAGTGTAGTTGAATCAAGTTAACAGAAGAAACTACGGCCCTAAAATACATGAATCTAATACAAAATGTTTGTAAGGTAATAACGTCAGCGTCATCAGACAACGTTGACGTTCCCGCGCAATACATAAACATTCAATGACGCTGTGCAACATTAATTATTTTGGCCTCGTTATCACTTAACAGTATAGTGAAACATACAATAAAAAAGGTAATAAAACAGTGCTGATGTGCCTTAAGGCGGTATTATCATACTAGACCAGTATTACCCCTCAGGCCAATACTTCTTCTAGTATGCCAATACCGCCTTATAACCTCTAAATTGTTATTGTACGTTAAAGGTCGTTCATATGAGTTACATGGCTTACTCCAGCTCgcttcggcgtcggcgtcagcgtcagcgTCCGCGCCTTGGTTAAAGCTTAGATACGCTtcaattttatatctattttaactTAGAGATTAGCTTCAATCTTCAAATAGCTGTTTCTCGTCATCATCCACAGTGTATGACAGTAAGCGACTGTCGTACGAAAAACTCTGAAAACTGTTTATAGTCTCTTCATATCAAAATAGTTACACTCATAGTGATCGGTCTTGTGATATTACAACTTTATCActctgtgaagttagcagaatagcagaataggggaaactccagcagaatagcagaataagccaagtaaattaACCCCAGCAGAATAAATCCAGCAGCATAGCAACTCACaattactttacaaaaatatagaaaaaagtgtAACTGAATAAAAAACGTTAGTAAAAGTTCTTTTGTGAATTGAATATAAATGTACAGTGTTGTATTTTTCATACTAgtatttttattaacattttcgGAAGTTGACACTTTGAATTAAAGATTATAGAATGTCGTGTATAAGTAGATGttaagtgtttgtttatttagtgtTGCAACTTCATATACGACATACaacaaaatatggagtggagtcttggGGTGGAGGTTGTAGTGACATGTTGGAGTGGCTTTTGTGTCTAAATTCGTAGTGAGATTTTAAAATCAGATCAAACATGGTAATTTGTTCACTGTCTTGAAGACTTTTACGCTTAAAAGCATTGGTATTATTAgttaaataacataacataaaatacaaaagaaaaaaaagaaaagaaaaaaagattaatgtATGTTTCTGTCACCGATGTAAACAGTAATAAGGTGATAGTTGTAATGAAGAATAAAATTTTATGTAACATGAGACTGGCAGTTATACTTTTTATTAAGGGAATGATGGGAGTGATggtaatttgttttatataattatttacacaACAACctgttcgtttttttttgtgtctataggatgaaaatgtatataattgcCGTTGTCATTCTTATTCCGAAAACCAATTTATCAACCTTGGAAGAAAATTATTTTCGAGATGTTCAATCaccatcaatatcattaacaacaGTAAAAAAAGTTCCATCTCTATAGTCGTCATCAACAAAAATAGCAACAACGAAAAGTTATCTTCCGACCAAAATTGTTTTTCAACTTGGTCAACAGCAACACCTCAGTAAAACTAAAGATGATATTAATGGGCAATGACagatgatgttgatgataatgatgatgatggtactGAGTACAGTAGTGATTTAGATGATTATGTTGAGGcttgaaataataattatgatgttgatgataacaatgatgatggtggtggtgaaGATGTTCATGTTGACAATGATGGTGGTGATGGTGATTTTGTTCATGGTACTGCTGCTGAAAATGGCACTGCTTGTAATGATGATGAGTGTTGTTACGGTGGTTATGACAGAGGGGATGAAGATGGTAGTGGCGGTGAAAATTTGTAGATGACGATGATTGGTCTGGTGGTTGTGATGATAGTGGTactggtgatgatgatgatgacgacgataATGATGATGAAATCAATAAGaaatcagtcagtaaattttcagtgaatacacctttgataaacaagtggtcctgcccaaactgaaagatagaccagtccattttagaaatttagcagggtaaaggttaataaagcCTTTACCAAAAGCAGGATTTCTGTTGCCTGTTATCTTTCCAGATTTTAATGATCAAAGGGCTTGGTACATGTAATTAGATAGGTGACCAAGGAGTCCCTAATGATGCAGTAGAACGATATAATGactttcatcaaaatttcaaacatcaTCTTCATCATAATCATCACTGCCAGCAGCAGCAACAATAAAAAAGTCATCATAAAGAAGCGGGATAACTACATGTCATTATTTTTACTCTCTTtctcattttaatgaaataacacaatcatcatcatcatcatcatcatcactatcacaattattattatcatcattgcTATTAACATCGTTAGAAGCATCTCATCAGCAGCATTGTAAAAAGAATGTCAAATACAATATCAGCATACTTTGCATGAAAATCattatgaaattgtaaaaaaatcgaCAAGCGTCATCATCATTATCgtcatcatcattttcatcatcttcatcattatCATCAGTAGCTGGGCTATTTAAAAATATCCTCGTTGAAAAATGCCCTTTTCATGTCCTTCGTCATGGGATGaatatatcatcatcatcaccaccaccagtGTTATTAGCATTACAAGaagaattttatcatttatacataTCAAAAAAACATATGACTTTGACTTCCAATTTTTGCTCTCCAAATTTTTTTGTCCTGTTCCTACTGAAGGTGACTTAAGAGACACCTACATGCATTGAACAGTATGACTTATAATACATTCATTAGAACATGTTACATCGTCCTTGTACTTTAGCTAATTTTTACCAAGCTTAATTTCTAAAACGAACTGATTTAACATCCAGTTGGCCATATTGAATGTTTAAGAGAacttgcacggatgtgcagactaaTCTTAATTGTAGGTCTGCACTGAAActaaatcacttgctgccagcaggttaAAGTCTAAGACATGCGCAGGAGAATGGTTGCAAGGTAATTAACTCTATGGACATGTTTATTCTTACTAGAGTTacagtgtaataataataataataataataataataataatagtaataataataagcTACCAATGGTTAATCTACTGATACCCACTACGGACAGACAGAACAAAATCCaatcaatgaaataaaacttaCGCTAGGGTATAAAGAATGTATGGTACCATTATATCCATCATAAGGAAACACTGACATTGTTTATTCCTGTTTTCAAGCATTCCACAACTGTTTTAAATTCAAgccatttaatatattttcaagtgCCGTGTCCGCATTAACTCGAGTAGTCACGCTGACAACTTGAGAGTTGGCTCTTAACGAAGATTACCGATTGAGAACCCATTAGCAGTCGGAGTCTTCCGATATTGATATCGGATTGTTCCGACATTCTCcgattacataaaaatataaatgactcAGGGTCTGTGTCTAGTTTTAGAATGACTCTGAAGAGTGAATTTTTCtgatgaatatattatacatgttttatggCCGAGGACTTATCTCTTATGTGCTTATACAATTTTAACACAACTgcttttaagatttattttggtGGTAGAGTGCCcacttcgagtgcaggaggtcgtgggttcgatccctggccgcgtcataccaaagacgtgaaaaatggtactatagtctgtcccatttaatatgaagaaataaaacaGGATCGAAGAACGTAAATCAaagaacattaaattaaaaaatatgtcaCCCTCGGAATCTCAAAGATTTTTGTCTGGTTTCCACGTGCGActgatttcattttctttattgaaattctttttttttctaaccgtccattgccaaatattctctattttgaagattttcgggaATTTTCAAGTGCGTTTTCACACTTATTTTCTCATTTAGATCTAGCTATATTTCCTCCCGTAAAAACGGCCTGAGTTTGAAATAGAATCTACAATTTAGTATACGAACGAAATTTGGAAGCTTAATAGCTTCTTCGGCTGGCGCTCtgtattaagaggatagtgcttgGACTAGTCAGCCCGGTCTCAGCTGTACAATGTGACGTCACGTGTCTACgtcatgatattccagtgaagcatcACTAtaagttgagcattgtgctcactgctacaagtagacaccgttgtttatatgactgaaaaaaataatgttgtaaATGATGTTAATCCcgaacacacactcacacaagtGGGCTTTAGATTGAGTATGTTGAAATTTATATAGCTAAggcctaaaaattctttgtttccggtaacatgctaaaaaagtAGGGTTGGTAGGGTTTTTGGATTATTGAAAAAAAGAGAtgttttttggaaattatttttgtgtcaaaacaaaaaaaaaaaaaaatgaaataaaaggaaaaagaaaaggaaaaagagaaaggaaaaaaaataagagAGTTAGGTCTTTAAAGCACTAGTAACTTGATATTCAACAtcactgacaatgtttaaagcataaaaagtgcagtttttgcAACTTTTATTAATTAGTTTGAAAAATACTCTTCAAGGCTATAAAACAATTCAAGGACGGGCCAAATATTTATGGTAGATCGGGAtaaggaaacaaacatattttacgcCTAAGCTATGAATAAAGCATGTATATATCATTGGTGAAAGAAATACAGTTAACATGGCCCTGAGGCTATTCAATTTTTGTACGgcatcttttctcgagcgctcaacatcttatctcgtgcgctcgatatcttatttcgtgcgcacgagataggATGTCGAACGTACATgataatttaatgtaaaacaatAAATGCATGTCCTGAAAGTACCAACGTAGTTCGTGCATACCAGAAATCGGCAAAataaaggttttatgcaagattCCAAATTGTATTAGAAAGAAATCTTATCTGTTGTCGCgaaataaatttcattaagttgaaacttttttaaacaaGTACCAAAAGTACCGAAGAACACCAAAGAAAACGGTTCTTTCAAATAGTACTATCAGTTACTAtgcatttttgttactatttatagcaaGGTATGCACTACTAATATTTATAAGATACAACAGGCATTAAAGACTGTACGTATTATTTTCTAGTATTAGAAAGGGTAATGGtagaattaaaattcattttatattatatgatGACGGTGATGGTTGGTGATATTAATGGTGATGTGGTagtttgatgatgatgatgatgatgatatttcTGGTAAAACAAACAGTAGTTTAACGTTAGCAATAATTCATCTTTTGATCaatttcttacttttatttttcccATTTCCATGTAGAGTTAATAacttgtttttcttaaaattaaggGACATTTTAAAATCATGATATTTAGGTAAAACGGTTCGGAACAtgtacatcaaaaaaaaaaacttgccgTTTTTCTTTAAACATAAATCTAAATCCCTAGACATACTACCAATGGAGATGTCATTAAACATTAAAGCAGAGGCCTCAGAAAAACTGGAATAGTAAAGAAAAGGTAAGAATGGCACATAAATtcgagcttattttcagattttacagtgttaccggGGTATGAAACCGTGTAGCAtttggggctatcatttgcagggaattttctacaGCGATTTGAAATTGGCACATTTAGctttttttcgtcatcagtttccacgactgggagagcacaaaattcaggtcttgtaagcagaaaactagatattagagatgtatgcAGATgatttgtaacgatagacatagtTACAGTCATGTTAATGCTGCAATATCTTcttttcaggtgtgtggttacagattTTTGTGTGAGGTTTCGAAAGTTgtgtaggcgactctaggccgagaagctctggAAACTGGTTACTGCCTCCTAAAGTTCGGATGAGGAGGACAACCCACAATACCAGACTACGAATTATTAATTGCTTCAATAATAGCGATTAGATCGTTCaagatgacaaaaaaaaaaaaaaaaaaaaaaaaaaaaaaacagatgtggAACCGTATTAAATTTAtggtatttcattatttatttaggCTGGCATTTTGTGGCTTTTAACAAGGAAACACTGCCTATCAAAATGTTTAGAGGtataaatgaattatataaaaGATATAGACAGAGCTAATGGAATGTGTCTGTCTAGTTTTAAAGAAACCACAGGAATCTCAGCTATCTGACATGATTATTATATTGTTAtaggaaaaataaacaaagatgcTGAGTCTGTGAATCGTGGTAACATAAGAGACAGGTTGATGTGATAATTTGTATTTTAGAAGtattttttgaagaaaacaaaagagcttcaaaataaaaaaataaaaaaaaagaagaaaaaacaacaacaacaaacaaaacaacaacaaaaaaaataaacaaaccttGTCTTGTATGTTGGAGTTGTTTCTTCCCTTTATTCGCCCTTTCCTACTCTTTTACATACCCTTCTCCCCGTCCCCATTTAATATATTTCGTACGattgaaatgtatttgttgatggAACAATTAAGCTTTGAAGCAACCCTTTGCTATGTATCTGTCTGTTGTTGACCTACTTTTCACTACAAAGTCTTACCGTATAGATTTTGTTGTTATTATCAACTGTATATGAATTGTGTTGGAGATGGCCAACCGTAGTCTGTTCTTTAGCTATGAGGCTTCTGGTTTGCGTGGTATAACCAAGTTCAACCCTGCTTTGAAATATCGATGTACTACATAATAAATAATATGGCGAATCTTGATTTTTCGATGTTGTGAAGTCTAATGTACTTTACTATCACTTGTCTTTAACGTAAAAATATAACGTAGGTGATTGAAGTGACAGTAACTTGACTATGTTATTCATCACTCATTTTAATATTACCTAAAACTACACTATATATCGTGAAACATGATATTAATTTCACACGTTTTTCTGGAATTACTGAGGCAATTTAGCATCTTTATTACTGATCAGAACTAATAAGTATAGGCAAGAGGTTTCATATAACCTGAATTAGTTTGTCTTAGGcctaaaattgtttgttttcggtatcACGACCAACCCTAAATTTTTGTCCCGATCCtatatgtttttatggccttggagattgtttttttttacttttttaaaaaaaggtggaaaactgcactttctatgctttaaacatggtcagtgatattagaaatcaacctactgatgctctaaaggcataacttaattatttgttttcatttcttgacacaaaaataatttccgaaaagtcccacttaatgaAAATAGATATCGACCTATCGACCTACCTACTATATTTTTTATCAAGTTACCGAAAACAACAATTTTTAGGCTTTACCTTCTTATCAACAAAAACATTCAATGCAATTccattggtttgtttataaaactaggtgaaaTATGAACtacttccattttttttctagCATATTTAAGGCTGTGtgcattttcttgttttatttacttcATTTATCAATACTTTCCACTATCTGGAAGATATTCTTATaagagccgtgtcatgggaagaccaacatagtggctttgcgaccagaatgaatccagaccagcctgcgcatccgcgcagtctggttaggatctatgctgttcgctaacagtttctctaattacaataggctttgaaagcgaacagcatagatcctgaccagactgcgcggatgcgcaggctggtctggatccatgctggtcgcaaagccactatgttggttttcccatggcacggctcatatggataatccgttttctTCCTTTGCTCTATACTATTTATCCCTGGGGACTCAAgttatatcaagataaaaatgaaGGAAAGCAGAACAAACAcaaccatagagccatgcatcgcaaagtacgtccacaacaaaagaagctgttacggaaaaatattgtagacgggttgcttaaaagaatccaacaacaagtacgttttagatatatgcaaaatacagcaAATGTGGGTTGTGTGGTAAGGGATAGATAAAAGGGTCAGATGTTGGGGGAAGGTGGAGCACGGACGAATActaaacagggaaagccacgttccttaaacgaAGTATCCCTTCAACGTCGTAGACAcacacgtacaaaagacaaacacacacacatataactAGCATACACAGATAAACTAACAGAAAAAGCAAGAAAACATTAACAATTCGGAAACTATTGCTTCAGTTTTAGGTTTACATCTCTTTAATTCTAACAATATTATGATAcgaaaatttatgacaaaaagaGATGTTTAATTTTTAGTATTGCAAATTTCTCCACTTcagaaagggggggggggggtatgctAAGCGCGGCATCTTATGGCTTAATTTGTACGTTTTTGCCAGAGCATGTACAGTCATCAACGGTTGAaaatttcaatgaacgtaatcaatatattacaaactATCTTCTTCAGCAAGACTACCGTTATTTTAATTTACGTAAACACTTTACTGAATTTTATCATCATAATTCAGATTCGGTTGTAAAACTTAAAAGTaatgaaaagacacttatgtgAGAAGATATATCGAACCTTTTTTTACCgggatgttgtttaaagattttgtaAGATTTTTGTGTCATTATAACTTTACAacttaattttggaaaatttataacatgttttatctAAAGAGGTTATGATCCAACTGTTTGGACAAATACCACATGGTTAGTGTTTTACAGTTGGTTGGAAGCTACGCTTTAATCTTTGCTTGTGCCTGGAGGAATATTCGGAGGACTCCATAACAGACAGTTGTTTAATCTTACattttgtcttctggcctgtttcgtctgGCCCtttagggtgtttctcttgtACTCTGCTCTGTTTTCTACAAAGGGATTTCGTACATACAATACATACAATCCTTTTTATTGCTAAATTGTGCCTACTGTATCGATTTaaattgttgactttgattttttatgCACCTACTATAATACAGTTATAGGGAAGCTAACgatttttgttaatgttaaaTCATATTACGAGTTACCTCCATTACTTTGCAGGATGGTTTATGCCTTACCGTTTCTGTCATTACATCTATTGACATTCAGGTATCTGATGAATGTGTGAGGCTTTGGCTTACCTCGGACCGAAGTGGTGGGGTGACAAGAACTCTTCATTTCTCGACGGTCAGTCtatacacatttcattacatagttcatgcagacaaccataTGAATGAGGACTTCGAGCACTAGTTTTTGcagttacgtatctcgaaattttgagttactatCTCGAAATTCCGTATTACGTATCTCGAAGTTTCTAGTTACTATTTACAATGGTTTTCGTTGATGTATGGATCTAGGTCCTTGTCAAGACTATGTACATGTTTTATCCGCCttgtagccctacagggtcatatgattaagatgaccAGGCAGCATTTGCTCATAGAAAATACCActatttttaacaagtttatttatttatttatatattttaccaacacaattacaggtcatatggtgacttcccAGCTTTCTCtttggaggaagacctcaggtgactaaaccatgtttaagtctgaaaggttttcgacctagtttgagcccataaagcaatgaaatatagacataccctaaacaaaaatgtattagGAGTCTGACCAAGCTCTGGTGCCTGGACTAATTTTGAGGAGAGATCATAGAAGGTGACAAGGAATTATTAAagcttagaatatttcactattttgaccatatcttgaaggttttcgacctagttctaGCCCTACAACCTGAagatactatacatgtaaataaaggtCTGGAAACAGTTTGAAATCTGAAGTAGTTTTAAATTAAATGGTGGATCATACTTTGATGTATGGTGGTATATGTTCAAGTCTCTATatgttcggtacaatatatgcatgtatattttatattattggcCATTGAGAGACGGGCAAACgatcaaattttgcggataaaaaaGGCATGATAGTTAcgtaattcgaaatttcgagttattaactCGAATGTATGATCTACCATCTAATTTAGaactactccagatttcaaactgtttccagaccttcatttacatgtaaagTATCTTCAGGTGGTAGGGCtagaactaggtcgaaaaccttcaaATACTAGAAAtacttcgtccgtcgtccgtctgtccgtccacaatttcttacATCTTACATCATTTTGCAAGCAATTCTAATCAAATTTGCATAAAATCTTTATTTGGCATaagggttctagagttattgccccttaaaggtctaaaatttgcttttgaacacgatagagacaacattttgcattcaactttaaaagaaaacttgCACAGAtcttgtattggcataacatcttgattcttttcaaaaacttgccagatcccatcataagTTTCAGAATTAAAGGGAAAAATGCCATTTTTGTCTTGTGAACACgatggagaccacattttgccatcaacttgcacacaacttgtattggcataatatctcagttctttAAAATCTGGT carries:
- the LOC123535325 gene encoding zinc finger protein 239-like is translated as MTINSDYECSTRSSLKAHRRRPIEETMPEKNHQKSHKEEECFKCDLCNYACCTMGNLNKHMIIHTGEKPYKCSVCDYASNQSSSLKLHRAKHTREKCFKCSICDYACKYRGNLKNHMIVHTAEKHFKCAVCDYACKRALTLKVHERRHTGEKPYKCSVCDYASNQSSSLKLHRAKHTREKCFKCSICDYAFNKRGNLKKHMIVHTAEKHFKCAVCDYACKRALTLKVHKRTHTGEKPYKCSVCDYTFTQSSNLQIHMRKHTGENPINVREKPYKCNVCNSAFNQKGNLKTHLKIHTLTVEKPFNCNVCISAFKQKAWLTRHMKIHTGEN